A region of the Nocardia nova SH22a genome:
AACCAAGGACCGAGTCGACAGTGAGCAGCCCGAGCGAAGAGCCCGCCTGGAAGCAACGCGCCGTCGAGCGCTCGATCCGGACCGCGAAACTGCGTGCCGAGCAGCGAGTGCAGCGCTTCCTCGACGCGGCCCAGGCCATCATCACCGAAAAGGGCACCACCGACTTCACCGTGCAGGAAGTGGTGGACCGCTCCAAACAGTCCCTGCGCAGCTTCTACCTGCAGTTCGACGGTAAACACGAACTGCTGCTGGCCCTGTTCGAGGACGCCCTCGCGCGGACCGCGGAGCAGTTGCGCGCCGCCGCCGACGGCCAGGACGATCCACTGGATCAGCTGCGCGTCACCATCGAGTTGCTGTTCGAACTCAGCCGCCCCGACCCCACCGCGCAGCGGCCGCTGTTCACCGATTTCGCACCGCAACTGCTCGTCTCGCATCCGGCGCAGGTCAAGATCGCCCACGCCCCACTGCTCGGCCTGATCACCGATCTGATGGAGAAGGCCAAGGACCAAGGGCGGATGCGCAAGGAGCTCAACACCCGCCGGACCGCGGCGATGGTCATGCAGACCGTGATGTTCACCGCACAATCCACCGGCGCGACCGATGAGGAGACCGCACACCCCATCACCGCCGAAGAGGTCTGGAACTTCTGCGCGCACGGCTTCGCACAAGAGTGAGAATTTCATTCTCATAGCAGAGAAGGTCGCTTACACTCGGTCTCATGCCCGATCTGTGGAGCGACCTTCTCGCCTGTCTGGACCTGCATCCGCTTCCGGCCGCCGACGACCGCGACACCGCGGTGTTCTCCGGCCCCAACCAGAGCCTGGGGTACTACCGGGTCTTCGGTGGCCAATTACTGGGCCAGTTCGTG
Encoded here:
- a CDS encoding TetR/AcrR family transcriptional regulator, which gives rise to MSSPSEEPAWKQRAVERSIRTAKLRAEQRVQRFLDAAQAIITEKGTTDFTVQEVVDRSKQSLRSFYLQFDGKHELLLALFEDALARTAEQLRAAADGQDDPLDQLRVTIELLFELSRPDPTAQRPLFTDFAPQLLVSHPAQVKIAHAPLLGLITDLMEKAKDQGRMRKELNTRRTAAMVMQTVMFTAQSTGATDEETAHPITAEEVWNFCAHGFAQE